From Kineosporia corallincola, one genomic window encodes:
- a CDS encoding branched-chain amino acid ABC transporter permease produces the protein MTQTAVAASEVKPRRLPREIALTLTGYTLLALVLLWALFQLITKPTEFAQLFIAGLGNGALFALIALGYTMVYGIIELINFSHGDLFMLATVLSGIVCVSWFSVDSFTLGAVGAVALALVLAMAAAAALNVAAERIAYRRLRRAPKLAPLITAVGLSFAYQWFGQRQFMTGSTSKQWSTMFGSDGFNIGDIRVPYTTVIVIAVTIPLLLLMVYIVQRTRAGKAMRAVAQDQDAARLMGIDVDRTIAFTFAMGGALAGAAGLLYLQSIGTSNYNLGFRLGLIAFVAAVLGGIGNLQGAVLGGFIIGILQGLNDGLGLGQQWSQTVVFALLILLMVFKPEGILGSPTTEKV, from the coding sequence ATGACCCAAACCGCGGTTGCCGCGTCCGAGGTCAAGCCACGTCGGCTGCCTCGCGAGATCGCCCTCACCCTGACCGGATACACGCTTCTGGCGCTGGTCCTGCTGTGGGCGCTGTTCCAGCTGATCACCAAGCCGACCGAGTTCGCCCAGCTGTTCATCGCGGGCCTGGGCAACGGCGCGCTGTTCGCGCTGATCGCCCTCGGCTACACGATGGTCTACGGCATCATCGAGCTCATCAACTTCTCCCACGGTGACCTGTTCATGCTGGCCACCGTGCTGTCCGGCATCGTCTGCGTGAGCTGGTTCAGCGTCGACTCCTTCACCCTCGGCGCGGTCGGGGCGGTGGCCCTGGCGCTGGTTCTGGCGATGGCCGCGGCGGCGGCCCTGAACGTGGCCGCCGAGCGGATCGCCTACCGCCGGTTGCGGCGGGCGCCCAAGCTCGCCCCCCTGATCACCGCCGTCGGCCTGAGCTTCGCCTACCAGTGGTTCGGCCAGCGCCAGTTCATGACCGGCTCGACCAGCAAGCAGTGGTCGACGATGTTCGGCAGCGACGGCTTCAACATCGGCGACATCCGGGTGCCCTACACCACGGTCATCGTCATCGCCGTCACCATCCCGCTGCTGCTGCTCATGGTCTACATCGTGCAGCGCACCCGGGCCGGCAAGGCGATGCGCGCGGTGGCGCAGGACCAGGACGCGGCCCGGCTGATGGGCATCGACGTGGACCGCACCATCGCGTTCACCTTCGCCATGGGCGGCGCGCTGGCCGGTGCGGCCGGCCTGCTCTACCTCCAGTCGATCGGTACGTCGAACTACAACCTGGGCTTCCGCCTCGGGCTGATCGCGTTCGTCGCCGCGGTGCTCGGTGGCATCGGCAACCTCCAGGGCGCCGTGCTCGGAGGCTTCATCATCGGCATCCTCCAGGGCCTGAACGACGGTCTGGGCCTGGGCCAGCAGTGGTCGCAGACGGTGGTCTTCGCGCTGCTGATCCTGCTGATGGTGTTCAAGCCCGAGGGCATCCTCGGGTCACCGACGACAGAGAAGGTGTGA
- a CDS encoding branched-chain amino acid ABC transporter substrate-binding protein, which yields MISTDLPLQGASADASTDTNNLIELYLDSIDHKAGDYTVELKKYDNSTAAAGQWDEATCAANAQEHVATANEVAVMGEFNSGCTKLQVPVLNQDPDGPMLQVSHASTNPGLTKAWEQGEPEKYAPSGVKSFARVVTTDDYQGTAAADFAKEDLKVTKCYILNDNQTYGQGIGKAFQAQAEKIGIQILGNEAYDPKQPNYTAVFNKIKSLSPDCIYFAGIYDNNGGQLLKDKVAVLGDNEKVKTLSPDGWTGYPDLDEQKEAEGLYATFAGLASEQLAEQEGAAADLLKSFEEKYGMQPRTSYALYGVAGVQVILEAIEKSDGTKKGVRDAVFEGDGITIPAEESATGKEIHIDPASGDTTAKDISVLQEQDGAQKFLKAQPVE from the coding sequence GTGATCTCCACCGACCTGCCGCTGCAGGGCGCCTCGGCCGACGCGTCCACCGACACGAACAACCTGATCGAGCTGTACCTGGACTCGATCGACCACAAGGCCGGCGACTACACGGTCGAGCTGAAGAAGTACGACAACTCCACGGCCGCCGCCGGTCAGTGGGACGAGGCCACCTGCGCCGCCAACGCCCAGGAGCACGTCGCCACCGCCAACGAGGTCGCCGTGATGGGTGAGTTCAACTCCGGCTGCACCAAGCTCCAGGTGCCGGTGCTGAACCAGGACCCGGACGGCCCGATGCTCCAGGTCTCCCACGCGTCCACCAACCCCGGCCTGACCAAGGCCTGGGAGCAGGGCGAGCCGGAGAAGTACGCGCCGAGCGGTGTGAAGAGCTTCGCCCGCGTCGTCACCACCGACGACTACCAGGGCACCGCGGCGGCCGACTTCGCCAAGGAAGACCTCAAGGTCACCAAGTGCTACATCCTGAACGACAACCAGACCTACGGTCAGGGCATCGGCAAGGCCTTCCAGGCGCAGGCCGAGAAGATCGGGATCCAGATCCTCGGTAACGAGGCCTACGACCCGAAGCAGCCGAACTACACCGCGGTGTTCAACAAGATCAAGTCGCTGAGCCCCGACTGCATCTACTTCGCGGGCATCTACGACAACAACGGCGGCCAGCTGCTGAAGGACAAGGTCGCGGTCCTCGGCGACAACGAGAAGGTCAAGACCCTCTCCCCGGACGGCTGGACCGGCTACCCGGACCTCGACGAGCAGAAGGAGGCCGAGGGCCTCTACGCCACCTTCGCGGGTCTGGCGTCCGAGCAGCTCGCCGAGCAGGAGGGCGCCGCAGCCGACCTGCTGAAGTCGTTCGAGGAGAAGTACGGCATGCAGCCGCGCACCAGCTACGCCCTCTACGGCGTGGCCGGCGTGCAGGTGATCCTCGAGGCGATCGAGAAGTCCGACGGCACCAAGAAGGGCGTGCGTGACGCGGTCTTCGAGGGCGACGGCATCACCATCCCGGCGGAGGAGTCGGCCACCGGTAAGGAGATCCACATCGACCCGGCGTCCGGCGACACCACGGCCAAGGACATCTCCGTGCTCCAGGAGCAGGACGGGGCACAGAAGTTCCTGAAGGCCCAGCCGGTCGAGTGA
- a CDS encoding glutamate synthase subunit beta — translation MADPRGFLNNRQRELPTRRPVPIRLMDWHEVYEATEQSQLQRQASRCMDCGIPFCHNGCPLGNLIPEWNDLVWRDDWRTAIERLHATNNFPEFTGKLCPAPCESACVLGINQPAVTIKQVELTTIEKAFDAGLVQPLPPERLTGKTVAVIGSGPAGLAAAQQLTRAGHTVAVYERADKIGGLLRYGIPEFKMEKRHVDRRLAQMEAEGTRFRTGVEVGVKLTGQQLRDRYDAVVLAVGSTVRRDLPPTPGRELSGIHQAMEYLPQANRVALGEEVPDQIRADGLDVVIIGGGDTGADCLGTALRQNAKSVTQLEIMPRPTEDRPKGQPWPTYPMLFRVASAHEEGGDRVYAASTQEFLGDENGRVRALKLVEVEFKDGRFTPVEGSEREVPAQLVLLAMGFTGPEKAGLIEQLAVDLDQRGNVARDNSYMSSVPGVFVAGDAGRGQSLIVWAIAEGRSCAAAVDTWLSGSTTLPTAIPPTARPLTV, via the coding sequence GTGGCTGACCCGAGGGGGTTCCTCAACAACCGCCAGCGTGAGCTGCCGACCCGCCGGCCGGTCCCGATCCGGCTGATGGACTGGCACGAGGTCTACGAGGCCACCGAGCAGTCGCAGCTCCAGCGGCAGGCGAGCCGCTGCATGGACTGCGGTATCCCGTTCTGTCACAACGGCTGTCCGCTCGGGAACCTGATCCCGGAGTGGAACGACCTGGTCTGGCGTGACGACTGGCGCACGGCCATCGAGCGGCTGCACGCCACGAACAACTTCCCGGAGTTCACCGGCAAGCTGTGCCCGGCGCCCTGCGAGTCGGCCTGCGTGCTGGGCATCAACCAGCCCGCCGTCACGATCAAGCAGGTCGAGCTGACCACGATCGAGAAGGCATTCGACGCCGGTCTGGTGCAGCCGCTCCCGCCGGAGCGGCTCACCGGCAAGACCGTGGCGGTGATCGGTTCCGGCCCCGCCGGCCTGGCCGCCGCCCAGCAGCTCACCCGGGCCGGGCACACCGTGGCGGTGTACGAGCGGGCCGACAAGATCGGTGGCCTGCTGCGTTACGGCATCCCCGAGTTCAAGATGGAGAAGCGGCACGTCGACCGCCGGCTGGCGCAGATGGAGGCCGAGGGCACCCGGTTCCGCACCGGGGTCGAGGTCGGCGTGAAGCTGACCGGCCAGCAGCTGCGTGACCGGTACGACGCCGTGGTGCTGGCGGTCGGCTCGACCGTCCGCCGGGACCTGCCGCCGACCCCGGGCCGTGAGCTGTCCGGTATCCACCAGGCCATGGAGTACCTGCCCCAGGCCAACCGGGTGGCGCTGGGCGAGGAGGTGCCGGACCAGATCCGCGCCGACGGCCTGGACGTGGTGATCATCGGTGGCGGTGACACCGGTGCCGACTGCCTGGGCACGGCCCTGCGGCAGAACGCGAAGTCGGTCACCCAGCTGGAGATCATGCCGCGGCCCACCGAGGACCGGCCGAAGGGCCAGCCCTGGCCGACCTACCCGATGCTCTTCCGCGTCGCCTCGGCGCACGAGGAGGGCGGCGACCGGGTGTACGCGGCCAGCACGCAGGAGTTCCTCGGTGACGAGAACGGCCGGGTGCGGGCGCTGAAGCTGGTCGAGGTCGAGTTCAAGGACGGCCGGTTCACCCCGGTCGAGGGCTCCGAGCGGGAGGTGCCGGCCCAGCTGGTGCTGCTGGCGATGGGGTTCACCGGCCCGGAGAAGGCCGGTCTGATCGAGCAGCTCGCCGTCGACCTGGACCAGCGCGGCAACGTGGCCCGCGACAACTCGTACATGAGCAGCGTGCCCGGCGTGTTCGTCGCCGGTGACGCCGGTCGTGGGCAGTCGCTGATCGTCTGGGCGATCGCCGAGGGACGCTCCTGCGCCGCCGCGGTGGACACCTGGCTGTCGGGCTCCACCACGCTGCCCACGGCGATTCCGCCGACTGCCCGGCCGCTGACGGTCTGA
- the pyk gene encoding pyruvate kinase yields MRRAKMVCTMGPSTQGRLVEFVNAGMDVARLNLSHGSYADHEKMYQEIRAASEATGRSVGVMVDLQGPKIRLGRFADGPVELVTGAEFTITTDDILGDVNRCSTTYKGLPGDVKAGDPVLIDDGKLTLRVKEVTDTDVVLTVEVGGKASNNKGINLPGTLVSVPALSDKDEADLRWALKLRADMIALSFVQRGSDIEDVRRIMADEGVRLPVIAKIEKPQAIDNLDEIVRAADAIMVARGDLGVELPLEDVPIVQKQAVSLARRLAKPVIVATQVLESMIEMPRPTRAEVSDCANAVLDGADAVMLSGETSVGKYALEAVQTMSRIITSTEDHGLERIPPLGTQPSTTGGAVTLAAATAGRLLGVKYLVTFTQSGDSARRMARLRSAIPLLAFTPDADVRAQLTLVWGVETYLTDVVEHTDEMVLQVDQELMKSGKCNEGDLVVIVAGAPPGIPGSLNAMRVHRIGDAVNGVAPAYHKAAKA; encoded by the coding sequence ATGCGCCGCGCCAAAATGGTTTGCACCATGGGCCCGTCTACGCAAGGCCGTTTGGTTGAGTTCGTCAACGCCGGGATGGATGTTGCCCGGCTGAACCTCAGCCACGGCTCGTACGCGGACCACGAGAAGATGTATCAGGAGATCAGGGCTGCCTCCGAGGCCACAGGCCGTTCGGTGGGAGTCATGGTCGACCTCCAGGGCCCGAAGATCCGCCTCGGCAGGTTCGCCGACGGACCTGTCGAGCTGGTCACCGGAGCCGAGTTCACGATCACCACGGACGACATCCTGGGTGACGTGAACCGCTGCTCCACCACCTACAAGGGCCTCCCCGGCGACGTGAAGGCCGGCGACCCCGTCCTCATCGACGACGGCAAGCTCACCCTCCGCGTGAAGGAGGTGACGGACACCGACGTCGTCCTCACGGTCGAGGTCGGGGGGAAGGCCTCCAACAACAAGGGCATCAACCTGCCCGGCACCCTGGTCAGCGTGCCGGCCCTGTCCGACAAGGACGAGGCCGACCTGCGCTGGGCGCTGAAGCTGCGGGCCGACATGATCGCCCTGTCGTTCGTCCAGCGGGGTTCGGACATCGAGGACGTCCGCCGGATCATGGCCGACGAGGGTGTCCGCCTGCCGGTGATCGCCAAGATCGAGAAGCCGCAGGCGATCGACAACCTGGACGAGATCGTCCGGGCCGCCGACGCGATCATGGTCGCCCGTGGCGACCTGGGCGTCGAGCTCCCGCTCGAAGACGTGCCGATCGTGCAGAAGCAGGCTGTTTCGCTGGCCCGGCGGCTGGCCAAGCCGGTCATCGTCGCCACCCAGGTGCTCGAGTCGATGATCGAGATGCCGCGCCCGACCCGGGCCGAGGTGTCTGACTGCGCCAACGCCGTCCTCGACGGCGCCGACGCGGTCATGCTGTCCGGCGAGACCAGCGTGGGCAAGTACGCGCTCGAGGCCGTGCAGACGATGAGCCGCATCATCACCAGCACCGAGGACCACGGTCTGGAGCGGATCCCCCCGCTGGGCACGCAGCCGTCCACCACCGGTGGCGCCGTGACCCTGGCCGCCGCCACGGCCGGCCGTCTGCTGGGTGTGAAGTACCTGGTCACGTTCACCCAGTCCGGTGACAGCGCGCGTCGTATGGCGCGTCTGCGCTCCGCGATCCCGCTGCTGGCGTTCACCCCCGACGCCGACGTGCGGGCCCAGCTCACGCTGGTCTGGGGCGTGGAGACCTACCTCACCGACGTCGTCGAGCACACCGACGAGATGGTGCTCCAGGTCGACCAGGAGCTGATGAAGTCGGGCAAGTGCAACGAGGGCGACCTGGTCGTCATCGTGGCCGGGGCGCCTCCGGGCATCCCGGGTTCGCTGAACGCCATGCGGGTGCACCGGATCGGTGACGCCGTCAACGGTGTCGCCCCGGCCTACCACAAGGCCGCCAAGGCCTGA
- a CDS encoding branched-chain amino acid ABC transporter permease: protein MTTTPEITTPPKELKPAKVGSRSSIAWPLGFLGVAVLIFVLNQWILPEASADVQSGFREWLPMSAVNEAVLWAIFALGLNIVVGYSGLLDLGYVAFWGIGGYVAGWLMAPFANQVAPQWNNLKISVWGHPLPGQDYGIHLNFWLVLIIAAVVCALAGVVIGAPTLRLKSDYLALVTLGFGEILPEVFRNGERVGPNGAWNITNGTKGITPVDQIGTGPFQLIPGVPDLLGPFDLTWKFIVYGGLLALAMFVSLRIREGRLGRAWLAIREDELAASMMGVPLMRTKLSAYAVGASFGGIGGVCYATHVGGVLADRFTFSVSIILLAMVVLGGMGNVWGVTIGALGLAWINSTGLSKFGDVYNDVTGGNVNFASHNFLIFGAVLVLFMLFRREGLIPETRTKQVLQEPERGEIESLGAEMEGTAEDTAAEGAHK from the coding sequence ATGACGACCACGCCTGAAATCACCACTCCGCCGAAGGAACTCAAGCCGGCCAAGGTCGGCTCGCGGTCGTCGATCGCCTGGCCGCTGGGCTTCCTCGGGGTCGCCGTCCTGATCTTCGTGCTGAACCAGTGGATCCTGCCGGAGGCCAGTGCCGACGTGCAGAGCGGCTTCCGCGAGTGGCTGCCGATGTCGGCGGTGAACGAGGCCGTGCTGTGGGCGATCTTCGCCCTGGGCCTGAACATCGTGGTCGGGTACTCGGGTCTGCTCGACCTGGGCTACGTGGCTTTCTGGGGCATCGGCGGCTACGTGGCCGGCTGGCTGATGGCGCCGTTCGCCAACCAGGTGGCGCCGCAGTGGAACAACCTGAAGATCAGCGTCTGGGGGCACCCGCTGCCCGGCCAGGACTACGGCATCCACCTGAACTTCTGGCTGGTGCTGATCATCGCCGCGGTGGTCTGCGCGCTGGCCGGTGTGGTCATCGGCGCCCCGACGCTGCGGCTGAAGAGCGACTACCTGGCCCTGGTCACCCTGGGCTTCGGCGAGATCCTGCCCGAGGTGTTCCGCAACGGTGAGCGGGTCGGGCCGAACGGCGCCTGGAACATCACCAACGGCACCAAGGGCATCACCCCGGTCGACCAGATCGGCACCGGCCCGTTCCAGCTCATCCCGGGTGTGCCAGACCTGCTCGGCCCGTTCGACCTGACCTGGAAGTTCATCGTCTACGGCGGTCTGCTGGCGCTGGCGATGTTCGTCTCGCTGCGGATCCGTGAGGGCCGGCTCGGCCGGGCCTGGCTGGCCATCCGGGAGGACGAGCTGGCGGCCAGCATGATGGGTGTGCCGCTGATGCGCACCAAGCTGTCGGCCTACGCGGTCGGCGCCTCGTTCGGTGGTATCGGCGGTGTCTGCTATGCCACCCACGTCGGTGGTGTGCTGGCCGACCGGTTCACCTTCTCGGTGTCGATCATCCTGCTGGCGATGGTCGTGCTCGGCGGCATGGGCAACGTCTGGGGCGTCACGATCGGTGCGCTGGGTCTGGCCTGGATCAACTCCACCGGGCTGAGCAAGTTCGGCGACGTGTACAACGACGTCACCGGCGGCAACGTCAACTTCGCCTCGCACAACTTCCTGATCTTCGGTGCGGTGCTGGTGCTGTTCATGCTCTTCCGGCGGGAGGGACTGATCCCGGAGACCCGCACGAAGCAGGTGCTACAGGAGCCCGAACGCGGCGAGATCGAGTCGCTGGGCGCCGAGATGGAAGGCACCGCCGAGGACACGGCGGCGGAGGGAGCACACAAATGA
- a CDS encoding ANTAR domain-containing response regulator, which translates to MTAGDSSTAPTPDGSGLLVPEPTSSDVPAPAATKERTVLVAEDEALIRLDIVEMLRENGFNVIAEAGNGEEAVQLAEEHRPDIVVMDIKMPVLDGISAAERIVGAKIAPVVLLTAFSQRELVERARDAGAMAYVVKPFTAADLVPALEIAASRHSELAALEAEVADLAERFETRKLVDRAKGLLQTKYGLSEPEAFRWIQKTSMDKRLTMKDVASAVIASGTDA; encoded by the coding sequence ATGACTGCTGGCGACTCCTCCACTGCACCCACCCCGGACGGGTCCGGCCTCCTCGTGCCCGAACCCACTTCGTCCGACGTCCCCGCGCCGGCTGCCACCAAGGAGCGGACCGTCCTCGTCGCCGAGGACGAGGCCCTGATCCGGCTGGACATCGTCGAGATGCTCCGTGAGAACGGCTTCAACGTCATCGCCGAGGCGGGCAACGGCGAGGAAGCCGTTCAGCTCGCCGAGGAACACCGGCCCGACATCGTCGTGATGGACATCAAGATGCCCGTCCTCGACGGCATCTCCGCGGCCGAGCGCATCGTCGGCGCCAAGATCGCGCCCGTCGTGCTGCTGACCGCCTTCTCCCAGCGCGAGCTGGTCGAGCGCGCCCGCGACGCCGGCGCCATGGCCTACGTGGTCAAGCCGTTCACCGCGGCCGACCTCGTGCCGGCCCTCGAGATCGCCGCCAGCCGGCACTCCGAGCTGGCCGCCCTCGAGGCCGAGGTGGCCGACCTGGCCGAGCGCTTCGAGACCCGCAAGCTCGTCGACCGGGCCAAGGGCCTGCTCCAGACCAAGTACGGCCTGAGCGAGCCCGAGGCGTTCCGCTGGATCCAGAAGACGTCGATGGACAAGCGGCTGACGATGAAGGACGTGGCCTCCGCCGTCATCGCCTCCGGCACCGACGCCTGA